A single window of Rhipicephalus microplus isolate Deutch F79 chromosome 5, USDA_Rmic, whole genome shotgun sequence DNA harbors:
- the LOC119173373 gene encoding uncharacterized protein LOC119173373: protein MAVAEVPHTEEKHLNNGFLAAHVKDTQIRFIPATTEWPGVKYWEPECIRTPDTGSEDNSWCGTAVTEVPQAEKHWDNVEARHAQEHEHRSRRLEAMPAGTAAPAQAFVRCVAVLAAVALRGAQPHA from the exons ATGGCCGTTGCTGAAGTACCGCATACAGAAGAAAAACACCTGAATAACG GTTTCCTGGCTGCGCACGTAAAAGACACGCAGATCCGCTTCATCCCAGCAACGACAGAGTGGCCTGGAGTAAAATATTGGGAACCag AGTGCATTCGGACACCGGATACTGGATCGGAGGACAACAGCTGGTGTGGGACAGCAGTTACTGAGGTACCACAAGCAGAGAAACATTGGGATAACG TGGAAGCTCGGCACGCCCAAGAGCACGAGCATCGTAGCAGACGACTCGAAGCCATGCCTGCAGGCACTGCCGCACCTGCGCAGGCTTTTGTTCGATGCGTGGCCGTGCTGGCCGCAGTGGCGCTTCGCGGAGCGCAGCCACACGCTTGA